TTTAATCCCTCTGATAAAAATAATTGGTCAAAAGTTAAAAGCAATGTTAACGAATTGAACTATGGAACTAGAAAAGAAGGAAGTACAACTCCTTTTCGATTATTTCATACTATTAAAAGATAGAAAAAATGAAAACTCTTATCTATTATTGTATTATTTTATTTTGTTCAAATTCTATTTTATTTGGACAATCAATAGCTTTTCCTAAAGATACAGCGGAGTATTATAAACAAATACGAAATAAGACCAATAAATTGTTAATTAAAGATTCTTCTTACTTAAATAAAAAGGAAGATAATGTAAAAAAAGATACGGTCAGTGTTTATATTATAAAGCTTATTGAAGAAAGAAAAAAATTCTACATTATTCATGCTTTAAAAGATGACTATCATTTTAGAATAAAATCTATGAAAAACAGTAATGAAGTCAATTCTAAAAATGGTTTATATATTATTAAAGGAAGAACTTATCAACTTGATATTAGAGATTTTAACAATATAACAAGAAGGACTTTTTATTCTTCAAAATTTAAAGACACAGAAGAATGCATGTCATATTTAAGCGACGGAGAATACTTATGTGGCTACAATCCGAAAAGTGAGGAACAATATAGCCAGGTATTAAATCTTAAGGGATTGTATTTGATAGAAAAATGAAAAAGATATTCTTATTTACTTTTTTAATTTTTAGTCTTAAAAGTTTTGCTCAATTAACTATTTCATTGGATACTACATATGTTAAGATGTCTAAAGGAGAATACGTTAAGCTTAAAAAATATAACGATAGTATTTCTAAAATTAAAATAAGCCCAGATACAACTTCATACTATGAAATATTAAAAATTGAAGATTTAAAAACGTTTTATATAATCTATGCGAAAGGTATAGCAAATGATAAGAATGAATATTTTTATAGAATTAAGAGTTTAAAAGTAAAAAATAAAGGTAATTGTGAAGATTTAATAAAGGCTGGTAAAAGCTATCAACTTGATTTAAGAGATTATAAAAATCATAATCAACGCTTGCACTTTATTCCTGGTGTAGCTTTAAATCTTATTACTCATGGAGGATTTAGTTCTTTTGATATTATTATACATTTAGATGAAAAATTAACGAAGGATGAATTTAATGTAGCACTCAATTTGCAAGGTTTATGCATTGTAAAATAGAGATGAAATTACCCCGCTCCCGCACGAATCCTTTCGTGTGGTATTATGGAATTGAGTCGATGTTTAAAATGACTTAATGCTTAAAAAAATGAGCAGGAATTACAAAATTTATAATCCTGTCTGTTTAACCAGAACGTACCACACGAAAGGATTCGTGCGGTAGCGGGGGATTTCTAGTAAATATGATTCTGCGGTTAATTCAATGCAGAAAACAATATCAAATGTAATAAAATCAATTTCAGTGGGTACTACAACAGAGAAACCGTCTGGTGCTGGAAAAGATGGAATAGCGTTTTCTGATGGAGGAAATAGCCAAAATCCAAGTGCTTTACCTGAAGGAGGTAGAGATGTAATGTGGTTTGACTTTGGGAAATCTTTAGAAGTTATGACAACTGTAGCAGCTTTCGAATTAGGTACAAATGGTACTGCCAAAGGAAAAGGAACAAATGGAGGAAAACCAACTATAGAAAATAAGGCAGATGATGCGATAAGTGCTGTTGACAACGGAGTCAATGCTTTTAAGGCGGCAATACAAGAAATAAAAGAAGCTAAAAGTGACCAAGAAAATAAGCAAAAGGTATCAGATTCAGTAACGGTTCTTACCTATGATAAAAACAAGGGTATATTAGTCAATGAAGAACGTAAAAAAAATAAATAATGGATAAGAATAAAATAAGAACAATATTAATTATTTGTGTTGTTTTAGTTTTAGCAATAGTTATTTCAGTTTTTTTTAATAATGAAGAGAAAACATATGTTTTAAAGAAATACGATTCTAGAACAAAAGAAAAAATAACAATAGAATACATAATAAAGAATCATGATACTATTTTTCATGGGAAATTTAATAGTTATAATGCCAAAGGAAAAAAAATATCGGAGGGTAATTTTGTAAACGGGCACATAAAAGGAAAAAGTATCTATTATTTTCACAATGGAATTATAGAATCAATACACTATCGTAAAAACAGTAAACTAATTGTAGAAAGCATTTATAACTATTCAAATGGTAAAGCAAGGAAATATTTAATGTACGATGATTTTGGAATACTCGATTTTTTGATTACTTATGACGAATTTGGTAATGTGAAAAACTATCAAGGTTTACCTTTAATTGAAATTTATCAATATAAAATAGCAAACAAACAAAAATTTAAGTTTAAAACAAATCAAGTTTTAAAAATAGGAGATACTTTGAAACAACAATATTTAGTGGCAAATATTCCAAATGCAAAACGTATTTTTAAAGTAGAGAATCTCAATGTTGATAATAGTAAAGTAAAAAGAACATTTGAGCAGGTAATGCCAGTTGGTATTAATGTAAAAGAAGTATTAACGAAAGCAGGAATTAATAAAATAAGAGCTATTGTTAAGTATGAATTTAATGATAACAAAAAAACTGTTATTAATGATACTGTTTCCTTTGATGTCAAAGTTAATTAAAAACTTAATGAATAAAATTGGAGAAAATTATTACTCAAAATGGTAATACCACTACAAACCCGATCGCTCAGATATGTAGACAACGATAGCGCGGAAATTTTTTCCGTGCCCATAAAGTATATCTACAAAGTGAGAGAAAAAAATGTGAAAACCAATAAGATTTGACAATTGTAACTGGCACGGATTGCAAATCCGCGCTATCGGGTTTGCTATTAAGATTTATAAAAAGCAAAGTAATAGTTAAGAATGATGAAAAGAGGTCTATATGCCAAGCACAGAGGAATACATTGCAGATTCTGGAAATCAGGCAATAGTTACGTTTTACAAACAGATTATAATGAGCAACTATTAGGGAAAGGCTTTAAAAAATATGATGATATAGAATTAAAAAATAAAGTATATAAAGAGGTTGCTTTTATTGATATTGAAAGTGCTTTTGAAGTAAGTACATTTTGCACTTATAAAGGTTTTAAGTTTTTCGTTGAGAGTATATTAGATAAGGGAATTTATGTAATTAGACCTTTAGCAGAAGCACAGATTCATTTTAAAGATTATGAGCGTCATGGCTATGATCCTGTTTATGAAGTAGAAGAAAGTGAAATAGAAGAAGTATGGGAAGAACGAAAACCTATAGATGAATTTTTATTTGATACAGAACCAGTTGTTTATATTAAAAAGATAGGGAAAATAAAATAGTTAAACTCCTTTTGTATGCTTGGTTTTATCAATAACCCGCTCAAATTGATAACCAATTTTATAACTCTAATTTTTTCAACACTATATTATTTTGATAAGAAATATTTCTACTTTAGTTAGATAGAAAAACGTAAAGAATAAAATCATGTTAAATCAGCATAAAGAAGTAATTAGAAGGGCATATAACGCTTTCAACGAAAGGAATATCGATAACTGTTTGTCTACCATGCAGGAAGATGTTCAATGGTCAAAAGCTTGGGAAGGCGGGTACATTAGCGGACACGAAGAAATCAGGGAATATTGGACAAGACAATGGGCTGAAATTAATCCGAAAGTAGAACCTATAGGTTTTGTAGAAAGAGACAACGGAAGTCTGGAAGTTCTGGTACAGCAAAATGTAAAAGACCTGCAAGGCAGTTTAATATTTGACGGATTGGTAAAACATGTTTATACTTTTGAAGATGGTTTAATCAAAACTATGGATATTGAATTAGTGGAGAATTAATTTTATGATCATAATTTAAAGATGAAACGAAAACAGTAAACTTCTTTATCTTTGCGTTTTAAAAACAAATGATAGAAACTCCTTGTTTTTCCTATCAAAATAGAATAAAACGTGAATAACTTAAAGCTTTTTGCAATACCATTACTGCTGATTATGCCCATAATTAGTTTCAGTCAAAATCTAGACAAAATACTAAAAGAAAATACAGGCAAACGAACCGATACATTAGTTTACCTCAAAACCGATCCGCCTTACAATTATATTCCATTAACTATTATTTCAGGAAAAGACAAAGGGCCAGTTTTTACCATTGTTGCAGGAATTCATGGTTACGAATATCCACCAATAACAGCCGTTCAGGAATTAATTAAAGAAATTGATGCTAAGAAATTAAAAGGAACTCTAATTGTGATTCCAATTGCGAATGTAGCTTCATTTTACAAAAGAACACCATTTGTAAATCCGCTTGACGGAAAAAATCTAAATAATGCTTTTCCAGGTTCAGATTCGGGAACTATTACGGAGCAGATTGCGAATTATATAACGAAGCAGATTATTCCGTTTTCAGATGTTTTTCTAGATATACACGGAGGCGATGCCAATGAAGATTTATTGCCCTTTGTCTGTTATTACAACAACACATCAGAAGAAAAGAAAACACTTTTGAGTAGTAAGCTTTCGGAGATTTCGGGAATCAATCATATTGTTTCGTATCCTTATACCATTACCAAAACAGAACCTGCAAAATATGCTTTTAAACAGGCTTCTCAGGACGGAAAAACCGCTTTAAGTATCGAAGCAGGAAAATTGGGAAATGTTCAGGCAAAGTCGGTTAATTTGATAAAAAATGCCGTTTACAATATGCTGCATTATATGGAGATTTATTCAAGTGAAAAAGCTCCCGTAAAAAATCCCTCAGCTGTTTATTTGAACAATCAGGAATATGTAAAATCAGAGTATAACGGAATTTTCCACAGCAGTCTGAAAAGTGGCGATTACATTAAAAAAGGGGATAAAATCGGATATATTTCAGATGAATTTGGTCAGCTTCTAACAGAAATTAAAGCTCCAGCAACTGGTGTTGTTTTGTATAAAATTGGTACTCCGCCTGTAAATAAAGGAGAAACTGTTTTTTGTATTGGGTATTGATTTTAATCCACAATACTGGAAGAAGACGCAATCTGTAAATCAGCAAATTTCCACGAATTATCAAAGGAGGTTTTAATTTTTAAAGCTTCCTTTTCTTTTTTCTGCAGTGTTAAAGCATTATAAAGCCCGATTAAGGAAAAGCCGTTTTTAGGTAGTGTTTTTAAATCTTGTTTGTATATTTTTTCAGCTTCGGCATATTTTCCAGCTTTTAATAAAACAGCTCCTAGATAATGTCTAACAGAGAAAAACCAATCTGGTGGTTCGTTATAGTTTAAATGACCTTCAATTGCTACAGCTTTATATAAAAATGAAATAGATTGGTCTAAATTATTCTTTTTGGCTTCAATTGCGCCCGAAAGTACATTAAACGCAATCTCAACAAGATCATAAGTTGTATTGATATTCCAAATAGTAATCTCTTTCAAAGTTTTATCTTTCGCTAAAGAGTGGAGAGCATTGAGTTGTTTTTCGGCATTAACGACATCATTTTTTCCAAGATACGCCATTCCTTTTGCATAATGCCAGATTGCTTTTGGATAAACGATATCGTCTTTAGGCTCTGGAAGTCCCATAATCTTGTCCCACATGGAGAATTTTACGGCTATATAATACGGAATACTGTAATAATGCTGTAAAGTGCCCCAGCCAGCCTCACGCATGATTTTTGGAGAAATATGTTCCTGCAGCTTCAATGCCGATTCCCAAGCCAATTTTGAATGTCCTTCTAAAGCCGCGGTTGCCGTTAAAAAATGATAATTATGCGGATAATAGGCAAGAGGATAAGCGCCTTGTGCATGACAGGCAGTTGTATAAAGACTGTCAATTCTAATGGCTTCAATGTTTGAAAGAGTTCCATCATGATAATCTCCGGTACGAATGTAAATATGAGAAGGCATATGTATCAAATGCCCAGATCCAGGAACTAAAGTTTCCAGCAATTTGGCACTTTGAATCGCTTTTTCAGGATGCGAAGAAGCTTCTAAAGCATGCACTAAAAAATGATGTGCTCCGGGATGTTTCGGATTCTTTTTAATCAATTCGTTTAAAACCAGAAGTATCTCCGGAGTCCATTTTTTAGGGATTTCGGTATTTTTTTCATATAAATCCCAGGGATGCAGATTCATTAAAGATTCGGCATAAAGTGCTCCGATATCAGGATAAGAAAAAAAATCAGCATAAACTTTTCTCATGGCTTCCGCGTAAGCGATATCCAAAGGTTTTCTGTCAGCTGGAGGTTTTGCAGCGTATCGAGTAGTCAGTGCATTTATTAAGGCAATCTCTTGAGGAGTACATTTAGCAGAAAGGTTTTTGGCTTTTTGCACAGCATCATAAGCTCTTTGAAAATTATCTTCTTCCATTCCGCCATTATAATTTGGGCCTAAAACATATGCAAAACCCCAATAGGCCATAGCGCAATTCGGATCGATTCGTGTGGCTTCATAAAAAGACCGTGCGGCCTCGGCATGATTAAATCCGTACGCCAGCATTAATCCCTGATTGAAATATTCCTGAGCTTCCGGATTATTGGTGGAAATTTTAAAAGCCACACCATCCAAACCTTCAAATTTAGGTGCTTTTTTGTTCTGTGTATACCAATCTTTATCATTGGTTTGGGGCACAAAACAGCTTTTTACAGCATTTACTTTATCAACTGATTTGGGTTCAGTGTTTTTATCTTTACAACAAGTCAAAAGAAGAAAAACAGCCATTAGGGAGTAATTATATTTCATTGCAAAATGGATTTGAAATTATATAATCAGTATAAAAGCCTTGAAGAATAAAAATGGAGGTGTATAATCTAAGATATTGAATAGGAGTACATTAAAACAAAATTAAGGAAAAAAAGAATATATTTTGTAAATAATTGTTTTTCAGTGTTTTGTGTTTGTTTAAATGTTTTCTCCCGCAGATTTAGCAGATTTTGGAGATTAAATAAAAAAAATCCGCTGAATCTGCTAAATCTGCGGGAGAAAATAAAAAAACAAGGTCTATGCTGAAAAGTATAGACCTTATTGATATTTTTCGAAAATAAATTCTTAGTTTGTTCCAGCAGCCACTTTATCTACCAAAAACAATAATTCACCAGAAATGGGCTTAATCAATTGCATTGGATATAAAGTTGGATTGTATTCGCCAGTTGTAACTTCTTTCAAGGCGTGAATTTTCTTTTCTCCAAAAGCTACTACTACAATCTTTTCAGCTTTGTTGATTAATGGAGCTGTAAGCGTAATACGATACATTTTCTGAGGAGCTAAGTAATAAGCATCAACCCATTTGGTCTGCTCTTGCAAAACCGCTTCGCCTGGGAAAAGAGAAGCTGTATGTCCGTCGTCTCCCATTCCTAATAAAATCAGGTCAAATTTTCCTTCTTCACCTAAAACAGTTCTGATAGACTTTTCGTATTCAGCTGCATAATTTTCTGGTGTAACACCATCTTTATACATTTCAAAAATGTTTTCCTGCGGAATAGGAACGTGGCTTAATAAAGTCGAATAAGACATCTTAGCATTGCTCAAATCATCATTAAGCGGCACCCATCTTTCGTCTCCCCAAAAGATAAAAACCTTGCTCCAGTCGATTTTATTTTTGTAAGCATCAGAAGCTAATAATTTATAGATTCCTGCAGGAGAAGAACCTCCTGTAAGAACAGCTGTAAATTTGCCTTTTGCAGCAATAGCTTTTTGGGCCGATTCTACAAAAAGATTTGCCGCTTCAGTATTAATTTCGTCTGTGTTATTGTATATCTGTACCATCTAAAACTTCTTCTTCTTTTTTAACGTTTTGTGTGTTCGGAATCCATTTGTGTCCTTGGCGTGCCAATAATTCATCGGCTTCTTCTGGTCCCCAGCTTCCAGCTTTGTAATTTGGGAAATTGGTTGGAGCAGTCGTTTTCCATACCTGCTGAATCGTGTCGATTGCGTCCCAAGCTTCTTCTACCTGATCCCAACGCATAAATAGAGTAGGATCTCCTGCTAAAGCATCTGCCAATAAAGTTTCATAAGCTTCTGGCGACATGGTAGAGCAGGCAAAATAATCAAATACCATTTCTGCCGGTCTTAAAGACATGGATAAACCTGGTTTTTTAGTCATAAACTGCAGCTTAATATCCATTGCAGGTTGAATATTGATAATCAGTCTGTTTGGAGTCATGCCGCCTTTTCCGTAAGAAAAAGCAGAATGCGGCACTGGTTTAAACTGGATAATAATAGAAGATTGTTTTTCTTCCATTCTTTTTCCAGAACGCAGATAGAACGGAATTCCCTGCCATCTCCAGTTGTCCAAATAGATTTTCATGGCCACATACGTTTCTGTATTAGAATCTGGTGCAATTCCTTTATCTTCACGATAACCCGGAACTGGTTTTCCATTGATTTCTCCAGCATCATATTGACCTCTCACAATATAATGATCAACTTCTTCAGGTTTGATACGGCGAATCGATTTTAAAACATCTGCTTTACGATTTCTAATGTCGTCTGCTGCCAACGAAGCAGGCGCTTCCATAGCCGTCATACATAAAATCTGGAACAAATGGTTCTGAATCATATCTTTTAAAGCACCGACACCTTCGTAGAAACCGCCTCGTTCTTCAACGCCGACTTCTTCTGCTACAGTAATCTGAACAAAATCAATAAAATTACGACTCCATAAAGGTTCAAACATTGAATTTCCAAAACGGAAAGCCAAAATATTCTGAACCGTTTCTTTTCCTAAATAATGATCGATTCTATAAATCTGCTCTTCTTTGAAAGTCTGCGAAAGCATTTCATTCAATTCAATTGCAGAAGTTTTATCGTAACCAAATGGTTTTTCAATAATAATTCGGTCTTGTTTTGCATTCGCTGCAAGGCCGATTTTTTTGATATTGCTCGAAATAGTGGAGATAAAAGAAGGCGTAATCGAAAGATAGAAAAGACGATTGGCACGTTCTCCAAAAGAAGCATCCAGATTATTGATTTTTTCGTTTAAACCGATATAGGATTCTTCTTTATCAATATCTAAACTATGATAAGTGATGTGATTAAGGAACTTTTCAGTTTCTGCGTCCGAAAGACCTTTTTTTCTAGAAAAAGTATTTAGGTTTTCTAAAACATAACTGCGAAATTCCTCATCGCTTTTTTGAGCTCTACCCAATGCAATAATCTGAAACTTTTCAGACATGCGTCCGTCAAGGTACAGATTTTGAAATGCGGGAAAGAGCTTTCTTTTTGCTAGGTCTCCGGTTCCTCCAAAGATTACAATAATCGTTGGATTTATATTTTTATTTTTAGTCATTGTGTGTGGTTGTGTTGTTTTTTTCTGTTTGCTTATTCAGCCCATTGGGTGTGGAAAACACCTTCTTTGTCGATACGTTCGTACGTATGTGCACCAAAGAAATCACGTTGAGCCTGAATTAAATTTGTTGGCAGATTAGCAGATCTGTAAGCATCAAAATAAGAAAGTGAATTCATTAATCCTGAAACTGGAAGTCCTTTTTGAACTGCAAACTGAATTACAGC
This portion of the Flavobacterium panacagri genome encodes:
- a CDS encoding guanylate kinase, whose product is MMKRGLYAKHRGIHCRFWKSGNSYVLQTDYNEQLLGKGFKKYDDIELKNKVYKEVAFIDIESAFEVSTFCTYKGFKFFVESILDKGIYVIRPLAEAQIHFKDYERHGYDPVYEVEESEIEEVWEERKPIDEFLFDTEPVVYIKKIGKIK
- a CDS encoding nuclear transport factor 2 family protein gives rise to the protein MLNQHKEVIRRAYNAFNERNIDNCLSTMQEDVQWSKAWEGGYISGHEEIREYWTRQWAEINPKVEPIGFVERDNGSLEVLVQQNVKDLQGSLIFDGLVKHVYTFEDGLIKTMDIELVEN
- a CDS encoding succinylglutamate desuccinylase/aspartoacylase family protein — its product is MNNLKLFAIPLLLIMPIISFSQNLDKILKENTGKRTDTLVYLKTDPPYNYIPLTIISGKDKGPVFTIVAGIHGYEYPPITAVQELIKEIDAKKLKGTLIVIPIANVASFYKRTPFVNPLDGKNLNNAFPGSDSGTITEQIANYITKQIIPFSDVFLDIHGGDANEDLLPFVCYYNNTSEEKKTLLSSKLSEISGINHIVSYPYTITKTEPAKYAFKQASQDGKTALSIEAGKLGNVQAKSVNLIKNAVYNMLHYMEIYSSEKAPVKNPSAVYLNNQEYVKSEYNGIFHSSLKSGDYIKKGDKIGYISDEFGQLLTEIKAPATGVVLYKIGTPPVNKGETVFCIGY
- the pgl gene encoding 6-phosphogluconolactonase produces the protein MVQIYNNTDEINTEAANLFVESAQKAIAAKGKFTAVLTGGSSPAGIYKLLASDAYKNKIDWSKVFIFWGDERWVPLNDDLSNAKMSYSTLLSHVPIPQENIFEMYKDGVTPENYAAEYEKSIRTVLGEEGKFDLILLGMGDDGHTASLFPGEAVLQEQTKWVDAYYLAPQKMYRITLTAPLINKAEKIVVVAFGEKKIHALKEVTTGEYNPTLYPMQLIKPISGELLFLVDKVAAGTN
- the zwf gene encoding glucose-6-phosphate dehydrogenase, translating into MTKNKNINPTIIVIFGGTGDLAKRKLFPAFQNLYLDGRMSEKFQIIALGRAQKSDEEFRSYVLENLNTFSRKKGLSDAETEKFLNHITYHSLDIDKEESYIGLNEKINNLDASFGERANRLFYLSITPSFISTISSNIKKIGLAANAKQDRIIIEKPFGYDKTSAIELNEMLSQTFKEEQIYRIDHYLGKETVQNILAFRFGNSMFEPLWSRNFIDFVQITVAEEVGVEERGGFYEGVGALKDMIQNHLFQILCMTAMEAPASLAADDIRNRKADVLKSIRRIKPEEVDHYIVRGQYDAGEINGKPVPGYREDKGIAPDSNTETYVAMKIYLDNWRWQGIPFYLRSGKRMEEKQSSIIIQFKPVPHSAFSYGKGGMTPNRLIINIQPAMDIKLQFMTKKPGLSMSLRPAEMVFDYFACSTMSPEAYETLLADALAGDPTLFMRWDQVEEAWDAIDTIQQVWKTTAPTNFPNYKAGSWGPEEADELLARQGHKWIPNTQNVKKEEEVLDGTDIQ